The Colletotrichum destructivum chromosome 7, complete sequence genome contains the following window.
CACCATCACCGGAGAATACTTCCCTCAATTGGGGAAACACACATGAGAAGAATCAGAAAACGGCAATGTGCTTATTGAAGGGTGTGAAATGAACGACTTCATCTTAGGGGTTTCGGCATAAGCTGTTACTAGGAGATAGATGCAACTCACAACGCGTTAGCCGCACTTAACAGAACTCATCGAAGGCGTTTGTAGGAGGACAATGATCGGTTAGACGGTACCTTTTATCAGGCTGCCATGGCATCAAATACTTACTTTGTGTCAGCCCACCCCAAGGGAAAACATCCCTAATGAAAGGGGGGCAACACCGAATAATCTGGTTAACTCGTATATGTAAACAGAACTTTCATCTTGGATATATCAACACGACGAACTCCGAATGAGGATCATTTCATTCTCCGAAGACGCAACAAACTTGATGAGATTTAAATGCATCAGAACGAGTGGAACTTTACCAGACATTCGACTTTCGGACTGTATGCTTGCTCATCGCTACTTCTGCCACCACCCGccgtcctctccctcacccGCCTTGACCTCGGTGACGACGCTCTTGCTCTTTCTGAAAGGATCGATTTGATTCGCTATGAACTCGTCGCGGTATAGGCCCTCGCCCCCGCGGTTGTCCTGGCGGAGGCTCGCCTCGCTGCCGACCCTGGACCtccgcccctcctccgcgccgacgtcgtcgtcgagctcgacgctCTCGAGCCTCCGGACCTCGCGCgtgacctcgacctccttggTGACGAAGATGCCGGGGAACCGCTGCCGCAGGACAGGCCAGAAGATGGGGACGCTGCTGGCGATcatggcgacgtcgacctcgacggcggaaAGGACGATGCTGATGGGCGCGTACCAGGGGAAGTCGAGCGTGGGGTAGGTGGCGCTGCGGTGTTGCAGGATGGTGACGAAACGGGCCACGGAGATGCCGTTGACACTGCAAAGGGGGGAAAGTTGGTTCTGTCGTTAGCTCATGGGCCCGACGGGACAGACTCGCGAGGATGGGGACGGACGTACGCGATGCCGATGGCAAGAAGTGCAAGCAGACCCAGTTTGGACTTGAATGGCACGTTGGTCCTGAAATAGATGGGGATCGGGATCGCAAGGACGAGCAGGTCCAGCGCGACGTTGATGGCGGAATGGCTTTCGTACGTGGCCGAGAAGATCTCGGGGGTGAGGGATCCGTAGGCCCAGCGGGTGGCCGGGACGGACCAGTCCCAGTAGGCCCTCACGGGGAGGCAGGGGACCCAGCCGAGAAAGGAGTAGGTGAGGGACCAAAGCGAAGTGAAAATGATGGTGAAGATGCAGAGCCGTCTGCTGAAGGACGGCTGATCGAATATGCGGAGGTACTGGAAGAGAAGCGAGATTTTGATGAAGGCGGTCGACAACACGTAAGAGGCGTTCGCCACGTAAAAGGTCTGGGGTCGCAGGACGATCGTGTTAGTTGGGAGGGCTTACGCGAGCTCCGACGCCCGGCTCTGGACACAAGATATGGGGGGGTGGTTTGGGCTCACCCGGAGGTAGTTCTGGACCTGGTCGGCGGACAAGTAGTATATGTGCTTGCCCATGCCAAACTCGGTTGCTGATATGAAAGAGTCAGCATCTCAGGGAAGATGCGAGGGGAGTCGAGCCATGGCTGTATTACCGACGCAGATCGCAACGGAACCCGCGGTTGTCAATAGCTGCAAGTTGGAGTTTTTCGAGTAAGTtgatgccccccccccgttcACTTGGACCTCGGAGGAGTTGGATGACGCACCGACGACAACATCACAAACAcatcatcccatcccataGACTGAACCACCTTGGCTCGCACATGAATGCGGTACGCGACGCACAGCCACGACAAAACCTGGTGATCTCTGTCAGTATATCTCCAAGTCGTGCCCCGGAGCGGAGGGGGGCGCGGGCGTCAAGGGCGCAAAGGCCGACTAACCGCGAAGCTGATGACGACGCCCAAGACGGTGCTCTGCTTATTCACCAACGGCTCCGGCTCGCCCGAGTTGTCGGCCGTTCCCAGCAGCTTGTGGATAGTCGCTCCGTCCATGGCCATGACCAAGAAGCCCAACCAGACATTCGTCTGGGTCCAAACTGAGAGGATGGGGGGCGGGGGTTCGAGGCGGTCGAAGGATATCGGGAGTCAGAGCAAAGAAGAAACGAAAAGAATCGAGAACAGAGCAAGCTCCATCCCTTCTCGAAGGGGGACAAAGaacggaagaagaagcgcaggGTCTCTCAAGCACCCGACTCTTgaggggtggaggggggaggaggaggaggaggagggacgaGGGACCCGTTCCGCAGATATGGTAGTTAATATAATTCTGCTCGGACGACCAGAGAGGGTCCGCAGCGTCTGCTTTCGTTggtgcgtgtgcgtgtgtacGTGTTGCTATATGCCGTGAGAAGACTGATAAGACTGGAGATGATCAGTTGGGTTGTTGCAGGTACTGGATGCTGCTCCACAGTCCAAACCACACACATAAtacgcccccccccctcctcccccttctttccAAGCAAGGATACTCTCGCAACCCAGTATCCGTATAATGGACGATGGATGGCCTTTACAGAGAAAAGTCAATCCGTAGGCAAGCATCGGGTTCGCTTGAAGCCCCGGCGGCCCACGAGGCCGTGCCGATCACTCGTGTCCAGTCTTCCTTGACGATGCCCGTGCGAATACAACTCCAACCGTCCATCGGTGTTGCAAGGCATTGCACTAGACATGTACGAAACAGTTCCCGGCAGGTTATTCATCCTCTTTCGTCCCAATGAAGAAAGCGACGACTTCCAGACAAACCGATGGAAAGGCCCTGGTCAGATTTGTGGAGTCTCCTGGTTTGTGCATGAGCTAGATCAACCACGTTGTCACCATTCCACAAACACGTGTAGTCCGCATCGAAGGGGGCGATCTGCTTAGTGTGTTTGTTGGTCCGGCAGGTCCAGAAAGCATGGGAGTCTAAGATCGTATATGGGAGTATCTGCGAAGTAGCCACGAGCGTGCTGGAGAATGGCCCGCAGACagatcagctcagcccagaccagaccagaccagacaagacaagaaaagacaagaaaagaatccccccccccttccccttcctcgctTGCCTCGATCACGACGTCTGGGAAATGCGACGAGGGAAGATTGCAACCCCACGATCTCTCGGTTTCGAATTTTTAATGCCGAAGGGGGCGAGGATCGCCCACGCACCACTCCATATCCCGgcgccctccccccccccccccccccccccccccccccccttggctCCGTGACGAGAGCTCGAGTCATTCACAGTGCACATCATTTGGGAGACCGCGCGTTTCAGCGAGCTTTTGGGCCCTAAGCTTCCTGTCTGCTTCGTCGATCCGCCATGTAATGATCAGTAGGGGAGCGTTCTACCGTGACATTGTCGCGTCTGTAACGATGGGTAACGTGATGGTGAGAATGCGCCGTCGGGTCTTCCGAAGCATGCTGTGAGCGTCGAGGGGCCTCTGCGAATACTGCTATTACTACTTCTActctgcccgcccgcccccgtccccccccGGTCGAGCTACCAGGCGAGTCAAGTTTAGGACTACAATTTCTCGCTTTAGACCCCCATacatgggggggggggggttgtaTCTTCCCACATCACCAGTCGCCATGgatggggagagggagggtaTGGTCCTCTGCCGCGTTACCGAGCAGGTTCGTAAGCCGGAAGTCATCGTCCTCTCGGTCGCCACGGGTCAGTTCGTGCCATCCAGATCGTGCGAACGATTGAGGAGGAGACCGATTGTGGAGATTGCGCCCTCCTAGATCGACGGCGCGCCGCAAGCAAGCCAACAACGGTTTCCGGGGTCAAGGCCGGGGGCCTGCTCGCTCGTATCTCGTACAAGTCTGCTGATGCTCAAATATTTGGCccaaggggggaagggggcgaggGCAGCGCGACATGGTGATGCGAACATCTTTAGagcagcccagcccagcccccACGGCGGCGTGTTTCGTCATCTGGTCTGCACGTGTGCGGTGAAAGCAATCTTACATCTCCCAGTCCAGGGGCCCGCGAAGCTCGGCAATCTAGATAATGTGCTCTAGTGAAAGTAGAGGAATCACCCCCAAAAACATCTAGTGAGATGATCCGGTGAGCAGAAAAATGCCAAGGTAACGCCAAATGCTCGAGTCGCTCGCCAAACGTCATCGTACGACTCAACGGGCGGGCAGCCTGGGCAGTTATTCTCCGAAGGGGTTTGACTCGAACGGTGTGGCTATGTATCCGCTTGCTCCATCACCGCCCAGAATCGATATTGCGATCAATCTCATAAATTGTTTGCTCGTCACCTCTTTGACGGGGGGGGCCGGCGTCAAAGGGAAGATTCGCCGAAgctcccctccaccccccgtCCTCCCTTGCTCACCGCGGTGACGGAAACTCGCGAGCCTCCATCAGAAACACTTGCTTGATCGGACACTCAGTCCCTCAGACGAACTCCAGCCCACCCGTAGAAGCTCGGGCTCACTGTTCGGACGGTTTGACAGCTGCTGCCCGCCTGCCCTTGTCACGTCAACCCGAGTcaaaaaaataaaaaaaaataagaaaaataaaaaaaagaagactGCGCGGAAAGTGGGCGCGCGGACTATCATGGAACATGACACGAGCCTTGACGAGGAGAATCCACGACGGACTAGGGTGGAAATGTCTGGTGTGCCGCGCTGCCGCATTCTATCCGCGGGAGACGATTACAATACCTGGCGGACCAAACTCTTCGGAGGAGGAAGGTATCCGGGTCGGGATAGGTGAGTTCTGGTGAATGATGCCCTCACGACAAACCAGCTGTTCAGCATCCCCCCGACTGAAGCGTAGCTTAACAAATAGGGGACAAATGTTTCCCAGTCGTGGCAAcacgtcggcgtcgtagaATCCCTAGAATCCCCTCCGTCAACTCGTTTTGGCTTACCCATCGATCTCCAATGATTCGTTTGCCGTCTTGCCGGGTAGCTCGGAGTCTTGCCAATGGAAACCGACGGATTCTCCCCGTGATGATCAAAAGTCCACGAGTAATGAACCTCCCCCCGGCCCTTGACTCTGACCAGCAGGGTATCATTGGTTCATTacgcctcccccccccccccaaatcaACCTCCGCTTGACCTTTCTAAAGACGGGCTGCTGTCAGAAGGATCCAACCTGCTTGGCCCGTTGTCTCACCACACAACCTTAACTCAacgcttgaccttgtcgccttcttcgcgtCTTCGGCGAGAACCATTAATATTGCTCCGCAAACGTGCCAGCATTTGCCGCCAGCCCCGCGTTGAACAAGATATTCTTTCCGGAACCCATTCGCATCAGTTGCTTTGACTGGGCGACACGCGGGTCTGAATACCACCAGCAAGAGCTCATCTTATCGAAACAGGCGGGAAATACCCGTTTGAATAAATAAAGTGAATGTCGACTTCTCGTTGACACTGAGGCCTGCAGAATGATAGCAAGACATCGATGTGGAATGGCAGCCATATACAtgtctcccccctccccctgccCTCTGAGAACATTGAGATCGAATGGCTCACCAACGAGAAGGACCACCAAGAGTCGCAAACTAAACCCCGTGGGCTGTGTGTCTATCCCTCGAACCCGCCAACATGCGATGCGCCGCTTTCCACAATGGGGTTAAAGGGGGCAGGCAGAGACAAACAACCCCCCCTCTTGGAACGAACTATACCTGTCCCCGAGTGAACTCCATGCGATCATTGAGCTGCCGTCACGAAGGAGTTGCTAACCCAAGACCTCCCAGTCCAAGGAAGAACACacccccccgccgccggacTCGACACCGCACGGCCTCCGGGCACACCGGCTCCCCGAGCCGGGCCTCTCTCCCGATGACAATCCCAACCCGCTCCGGCGCCGTTCCTCCATCCATACGCCCGCATCTTGCTCAACATTGACCTCGATCACCATCACTCAACACTCCAcccgccaccaccccccctaAAACCCCCCCTCGTCCGCCCCTTGATCCTTGGACAGTGGCACCCATCACGACCAACCCGaacgaggacgccgtcccccccccctcttcccttcATCCCCCAACGTCTTGCGTCTTTAGAACCCTGAACGAAAGTCCACTCCCTCGCAGCTCCCCCCCTCAGCAAAGCTACCTGTATCCGACCagaagcagaaagagaccgaaggggggggcggagagACATCAGGACCCTGTTGTGCGCTCTTTCGCAAGCCTGACTTCTTCGAGCCGTGGATCCCGCTTTCACAACAgggattggggggggggggggggaggatcCAATATAGGACTAGGATAGAATTGATTCAATTACTTCGCTTTCCATGCCCCCGTCAACATCCAAAACCTGGCTGTTGCCAAAGAGGAGATAAGAGAGAACTCCAGACAAAAGATAGTCCCCCGTTCAAACGAGATAGTAGACCAGACCAAAACCGTAAACGCCGTCCTTTCCATTCTAGCTTTTCCAGTTGGCACGTTGTGAGACCATGAGAAGAACTCCACCTACCACCTACCACTCGCCGCCACCCACCACTCACCGCTCAATTAATCTCCCCTGTGATATATCCAACCTGCCGCCTCCCGTTGACGCCGGCCCCGGCGAGCTGGCTCGCGAGCTGGTTctgcccgtcgacgagcctCCTCTGCTCTGCCAGCCGCGCCCGGAAGCGCTCCTCCTGGTCCCGGTCCATCCGATCGACATCCTCACGCTCGGCGACACGGATCGCACTGAGGGCCTTGGCGTGGTCCACCTTCTCCGTCGCCATCTGCTTCTCCCACTCAAGCATCATGCCCTGCCGCGCCATTGTCACCTCGGACTCTGCCAGCTccagcgcgcgcgcgcgcgtgaTGCTCGCCTCCGTCAGCGCCGCCTGGTGTTCGAGGTCCGCGCTGCGCTCGTTGCGCTTccgccgcatcgccgccgcgaaaaggtcctcctccgcccgcgcccgctcGTTGAGCGCCACGAGCTCGTCCTGCTGCACCCGCTTGCGCCGCGagtcctcgagctccgccTGCGTCGACCAGATCTGCGCCTGCACCGTCGCGAGCTCCTGGTTCCGCGCGATCGAGAGCACGTGgtcctcctgctcgaggTTGATGCGGTCGAGCCGCGCCCGCCGGTTGCGCTCCTGCATCTCCACGTCCTCGGGCATGCCGACCGCGCCCTCGGGCTGCGGGCCCATGTTGGCGTAGTACACGTCATCAGCGCGGTTGGCCCGGAGCAGCTTGATGAGCGCCTCTTTGTGGTCCGACTTGGGGAGCACGTGTGTCACGTACATGGTCGGGGAGTACGTCATCTTGCCGTCCGAGAAGTGGTTGAACTTCTTGTTGATGTGCTTCCACATGCCCGCCTTGAGGAGCGTGCGGCTGGTGACGACGGGATCGCGGGATTCCAGCGCGAGCAGGAGCACCGACTTACCCTCGGACCGGAGCGTGATGTCGgagccggcctcgatgaggaAGTTGATGACCCGTTCCATCAACTTCTGGCGCGCCGCCGTGAGCTCGCCCGAATCTGCGCAGTGCCGGCACAGCTCGCCCAGCGCGCTCCGACCCTCGTGAAGCGTGCTGGGGAAGTCGGGCTCGTGTCCGTACTGCACCAGGACCTGACAGGCTGCCAGGTTGAGTTCGCGCGCCGAGTTGTGCAGTGAACCGTCGTTCCGCGAAGCCCCGGCGGCCAGGAGGTTCGACATCATCTTGATGGCCGTATCCCCTCCAATCTCGGTCGACAGCGTCAGCGGAGTGTTCCCCTTCACGTCACACACAtccacctcggcgccctccaGCAGGAGcatcttgacgacgtccGGCCGACGGTTGCGGATCGCCAGCATGAGGGGGGTGCTCTGCGATAACCGCGTTTCGAAGTTGACCTTGGCGCCCGTCTCGATGAGCATCTGGATGATGCCGCTGCTGACCTTCTTCTGCGGCTGCAGCAGGGCCCACATCATGAGCGTGAcgggctcctcctcgaggtcctccaTGACCTTGTACGGCATCATCTGGTCGTAGTAGTACCCGGCGTCCAGCAGGGCCTTGATGACCCGGATGGACCGCGGGTGCTGCTGCACGGCGAGGAACAGCAGGGGAATCGACTCGGGCGGCGTGTATATGACGTCCAGCCtcgtctcgccgtcggcgtatTCGGTAAACATGTTGATTAGCTCCAATGCCTCGTCTTCCGAGGCGGGGTTGTCGAAGATGCGGTAGAAAGATCGCGATATCGACTCCGTgttcggcttcttctcgagtAGCCGCTTCACCAGGAAAGAGTTacaagcggcggcggcggtctgcAGCAGCTTTCCTTCGGCGTAGTTAACGTCGACCTTgtggtcgaggaggatgtcgacgaaCCCGTTCGCGAGTGCGAGGTTGTCGGGCTCGCTTTCAGACAGCGGCAGGTCAACGACCTGGGTGAGAACAGAGGAAAGGCCATCACCGTGGGCCCCCTTTTGTAGGAAGCTGTGCAAGATACTGAACCCGGCCTCCGTGAACCACTGATCGGTGTTCTCCGTCGTAAAGCCCTCCCTGATGGCTAGGTTGAGGTCCTCGGACAGGATCTTGGATTCCAACATGAAGGCGAGCGGTTTCACCAGTGCCCTTCTCGTAGCATCGACCAGGGTCTGACAGTCGTTGGCGATCGGGGACGCGCCGTATCGAAGTAGCTGCCGGATGATTTTGAGGtcgatctcctcctcgttgacggcgttgtTGAGCACGACGTGAAGGTCATCTGATACCGGAAGACCCGCTCGGAACAGCATATCGATCGTGGCGGAACGAGCCTCACGGCCGAGCTTCCAAGCGGCCCGCAGAGCCCTGTTGAGAGTTGACGGCGAAGGCTTAtgttgcttcttcttgttagTCCCCACTGGTGAGGCATTCGACAACGGCGTACTCACCAGGCGCATGCCTGGGTCGGCCAGACCCAGCATCATTTTCAGACTGCCTAGGTAAGCGCTCCTCGTGGCCGCCCATATGGCCTCGCCCTTGTTGTAGTTCGGGTCCGCGCCCGCTTCCAGCAGGATCTTGACGAGgtcatcgccatcttcgccaaACCGGACCGACGACGCCAGCTGTGCGTGGAGAGCCTCGCCATCGACCCCGAAAACCAGCAGCGGCTCCAGGATGGCGGCACGCGTCTTGAGGTTGCCTACCTCGGTTGCCGCCTGGAATCCCTTTTCGATCGTAGACTTCTTGGGTGTCGTGCCGCCACTTAGGAGCATGTTGAGAACATCGGCCGCACCCGAACGGCATGCTTCGACGATGGTTTCCTCGTCGATCTGAGCACCGTTGCTCACGAGAAGTTTGCCCAAGACCAGatcgccgtccgccgccgcagcaagAAGGGCATCGGAGAGAACAGACCCCGACGCGCCGTGGTGCAACAAAACCTCGCATATCGATGCCCTAGCCTCTCTGTTAGATAGCAGTGCAGCCTCGGCAAACGCGTTGTTCAGCATCGGAACCGGGTGCTTTCGCTGCAAAACGAGCTGCACAATGTCAGGGCGCTCCTTCTTCACTGCCGCGACAAGGGCCTCTCCGTCGCTCGTGTCCGCCTTGGCTGAAAGTGTGCGGAGCAAGGGGATGTCTTCCGTGTAAGTATTGATGGCAAAGCCTAAAGCCCTGTTGGCCTCGGCACTGGGTgcaccggcgtcgaggagcttctGCGAGAACTCGAGCCGGTCCATCGGGTCGGCGATGCGCAGAGCATGGGGCAAAGCCGACGCCAGCGACGCCGGGCTCGGCCGGGCTGCAAACAGGAGATCGGTGATCTGCGTATCACTCGCGGCCACGGCGTGAcagagggcggcggcattgtGGGAGTTGACGTCCGCACCCGCCCCGAGGAGGATCCTGACGATGGACAGCTGTCGGTGCTCGGGAAGCGTCTGGAGCAAGGCGTGGACCTCCTTGACGAGTACGTCATTGAACGGAGTTTTGTCTCTGGTCTTTTGCAATAATATCTGTAGTTTTTCCGTCTTGGTGTCTGAGAATATCAGCTGCCCAAACTCGTTGATGGCCCGGCTGACGGTGGCGGGCGTTGGTTTGCCGTGCGTTAGTAGTGTTTCTAGGACTGGAGGATCGTGACTGTGTATTGCTGCAAAAAATCCGTGAGCTTCAGCGTATTGGCATCAGTGACGAGACCACTTACCTGATGCCATGacgatgccgttgtcgacGTTGACATCGGCTTTATGGACTAGCAACACCTGCAGGAGCTTCAGATCTGCCGGGCGATAGTTAAGCGCGTTCAGCAATGCTTGAGACACCTTGGCCGAGTCGAGATCCGGCACCGACGCCAGTAACAGGGTTGCCATGTCCAACCTCGCCTTTGCATCCTGGGTCCCGATGATCCTGGGCAGCACGCTAGCAGCAGTCTGAGGCGTGACGTTCTTCTTTAGCAGCGCATTCAGAAGCCTCACGTCCTTTTGCGCCACCGCCGCGACCAACGCCGAGCCTTCGTTCGTGTTGATGTCGGTGTCGTACCTCAGGAACAATCCGATGAGATCCTCGTCCCGCAGTGGcggctcctcgtcgatggctTCTTGCAGTGCGTCATGAACAATGGCACCGGTCAGGCCGCTCGTGAGGAAACACTCGACCATGCGATAGCGGTTTTGGCGAGACAACGTCTTGGTGAGAGGGAAGATCTGGGCCAGGGTCTCGCTGGACGGCTTGCTCATGAGCATCTCTTTCGTCATGGGCACGTCGCTCCTCATGACGGCGATCTGTAGAGCCAAACCGCCCTTGTGGTCGACGGATGCCGTTTGATGGCGGTCGTAGACCATCGACCTGGGCCCCTTTTTCACATCATGCTCGGAAATCGGCCGGCCGCCTGGGTATACAGGCGTGAGTAGTAGTTTTGCCGATTCAAGGTCGCCCGCTTCCGCCGCCTCAATGAGCATATCGTGTAGCGCGGTTCCACTTGCGCCTCTTCGTAATAGTAAGTCTAGTAACAAACGCCTGCTTTCCACTGCCATGTTCTTTGGAATGAGCTCAACACATTCCGAGGCATGCGTCGCACTGAGCTCCGATGTGCCGCTCAGTATTGTGTATGCAACATCTACTCGTCCGTTCTGAATCGCTTTCCTAATAGCCATGGCATCTTGGTACTCGATGGACACGCCGTACGAGACCAAAAGACCGACCATGTCGTGGAACTCGGCTGCTGCAGCGTGAATCAGGGCCATGGCGggcgcgtcgccgtcggtcCCGGCACAGAGCAGCAACTCCGCGACAGCAAGCTTGTCTCTGGGGTTCATAGAAGGGTGGTCCAGCAACTGCGAGAAGGCCTCGTCCAGACCGGGGCGCTTCGGCGGGTGGTTGCCCATGATAATGGCGAGCGCGATGTCGTGGCGGCCCTGTCCGATGGCGACTTTGAGTGCTTCGGCTTGGTTGTAATCGCC
Protein-coding sequences here:
- a CDS encoding Putative ankyrin repeat-containing domain superfamily, with the protein product MPIPPTDDDRQRRIIQFAEEWGLEPPPSPSPLTRPESPPSFRTSEDDFKAEELLKRKQMSHGRTDSTTNLRRAFTSKKKTWDYKLVFDALDKHVADCGSPGVAEALIALLVSSGGDFNMAQKAKTSILPRRKSLDSFGERSKLLQHAIHNGQTDMIRVLLPHADAFALDASLPLAMHSDNVEVVELLLRYGAGVARSTEAQDAFRQACASGGQAQLVGTVLRSDGRPPTAWLSQCMVDATKAGCLETVLQLSRSHADGDYNQAEALKVAIGQGRHDIALAIIMGNHPPKRPGLDEAFSQLLDHPSMNPRDKLAVAELLLCAGTDGDAPAMALIHAAAAEFHDMVGLLVSYGVSIEYQDAMAIRKAIQNGRVDVAYTILSGTSELSATHASECVELIPKNMAVESRRLLLDLLLRRGASGTALHDMLIEAAEAGDLESAKLLLTPVYPGGRPISEHDVKKGPRSMVYDRHQTASVDHKGGLALQIAVMRSDVPMTKEMLMSKPSSETLAQIFPLTKTLSRQNRYRMVECFLTSGLTGAIVHDALQEAIDEEPPLRDEDLIGLFLRYDTDINTNEGSALVAAVAQKDVRLLNALLKKNVTPQTAASVLPRIIGTQDAKARLDMATLLLASVPDLDSAKVSQALLNALNYRPADLKLLQVLLVHKADVNVDNGIVMASAIHSHDPPVLETLLTHGKPTPATVSRAINEFGQLIFSDTKTEKLQILLQKTRDKTPFNDVLVKEVHALLQTLPEHRQLSIVRILLGAGADVNSHNAAALCHAVAASDTQITDLLFAARPSPASLASALPHALRIADPMDRLEFSQKLLDAGAPSAEANRALGFAINTYTEDIPLLRTLSAKADTSDGEALVAAVKKERPDIVQLVLQRKHPVPMLNNAFAEAALLSNREARASICEVLLHHGASGSVLSDALLAAAADGDLVLGKLLVSNGAQIDEETIVEACRSGAADVLNMLLSGGTTPKKSTIEKGFQAATEVGNLKTRAAILEPLLVFGVDGEALHAQLASSVRFGEDGDDLVKILLEAGADPNYNKGEAIWAATRSAYLGSLKMMLGLADPGMRLVSTPLSNASPVGTNKKKQHKPSPSTLNRALRAAWKLGREARSATIDMLFRAGLPVSDDLHVVLNNAVNEEEIDLKIIRQLLRYGASPIANDCQTLVDATRRALVKPLAFMLESKILSEDLNLAIREGFTTENTDQWFTEAGFSILHSFLQKGAHGDGLSSVLTQVVDLPLSESEPDNLALANGFVDILLDHKVDVNYAEGKLLQTAAAACNSFLVKRLLEKKPNTESISRSFYRIFDNPASEDEALELINMFTEYADGETRLDVIYTPPESIPLLFLAVQQHPRSIRVIKALLDAGYYYDQMMPYKVMEDLEEEPVTLMMWALLQPQKKVSSGIIQMLIETGAKVNFETRLSQSTPLMLAIRNRRPDVVKMLLLEGAEVDVCDVKGNTPLTLSTEIGGDTAIKMMSNLLAAGASRNDGSLHNSARELNLAACQVLVQYGHEPDFPSTLHEGRSALGELCRHCADSGELTAARQKLMERVINFLIEAGSDITLRSEGKSVLLLALESRDPVVTSRTLLKAGMWKHINKKFNHFSDGKMTYSPTMYVTHVLPKSDHKEALIKLLRANRADDVYYANMGPQPEGAVGMPEDVEMQERNRRARLDRINLEQEDHVLSIARNQELATVQAQIWSTQAELEDSRRKRVQQDELVALNERARAEEDLFAAAMRRKRNERSADLEHQAALTEASITRARALELAESEVTMARQGMMLEWEKQMATEKVDHAKALSAIRVAEREDVDRMDRDQEERFRARLAEQRRLVDGQNQLASQLAGAGVNGRRQVGYITGEIN